From the genome of Cedecea lapagei, one region includes:
- a CDS encoding ABC transporter ATP-binding protein, whose protein sequence is MTNRITVSGLNIDYPGSRVVSNLSFTLGNERLALVGESGSGKSMTARALMGLVRKPGKVSAEQLNVLGHDLLEMNARSWNQLRGSDIAMVLQDPRYALNPVKNVLQQIDEALRLHQKLSTAERRERCRELLQSVGLPDAVLLRYPGELSGGMGQRVMIAIALANNPKVLIADEPTSALDARLRNQILELLVAQCEQRQMALLLISHDLPLVAEHCHRVLVMYHGQKVDEMAANELAQATHPYTRTLWTCRPNADTYGQMLPTLNRSEFQQGESHGDR, encoded by the coding sequence ATGACTAACAGAATTACCGTTTCCGGGCTGAATATCGACTACCCCGGCAGCCGGGTGGTCAGCAACCTTTCCTTCACGCTGGGCAATGAACGTCTGGCGCTGGTAGGTGAGTCCGGGTCAGGAAAGTCGATGACGGCGCGAGCCCTTATGGGACTTGTGCGTAAACCTGGCAAGGTGAGCGCAGAGCAGCTCAACGTACTGGGGCACGATCTGCTGGAGATGAATGCCCGAAGCTGGAACCAGCTGCGCGGGAGCGACATCGCCATGGTGCTTCAGGACCCGCGCTATGCGCTGAACCCGGTGAAAAACGTCCTTCAGCAAATTGACGAGGCGCTCCGCCTGCACCAGAAGCTGTCCACTGCCGAACGCCGTGAACGCTGCCGTGAACTGCTGCAGTCCGTTGGCTTGCCGGACGCGGTGCTGCTGCGCTACCCCGGCGAGCTATCCGGCGGCATGGGCCAACGCGTGATGATCGCCATCGCCCTCGCCAATAACCCTAAAGTGTTGATTGCCGATGAACCAACCTCGGCGCTGGACGCCCGCCTGCGCAACCAAATCCTTGAGCTGCTGGTGGCGCAGTGCGAGCAAAGGCAGATGGCGCTGCTGCTGATTAGCCACGATCTGCCGCTGGTGGCTGAACATTGCCACCGCGTGCTGGTGATGTATCACGGCCAGAAAGTCGATGAAATGGCCGCCAACGAACTGGCGCAGGCCACCCATCCCTATACGCGAACGCTCTGGACCTGCCGCCCAAATGCCGACACCTATGGGCAGATGCTGCCGACGCTGAACCGCAGCGAATTCCAGCAAGGAGAGAGTCATGGCGATCGTTAA
- a CDS encoding ABC transporter permease: MPSSLFLRRILRSPAALSGLIIIAALVLIALFAPLLAPFDPNWQDAAARLQAPNGHHLLGTDSYGRDLLSRLIYGTRPALGLVLLVTVITLPVGLLIGILSGYYGGWLERILMRFTDVVMSMPRLILAFAFVAMLGPGLVNGALALALTTWPAYARQARSEIQRLRHSDYLAAAEMMGIKGLRLLGGHILPLCLPSAIVRLALDLAGIILAAAGLGFLGLGARPPMSEWGAMIADGMQVIFDQWWIAAIPGTAILLSSLAFNLLGDGLRDVLEPQHD; this comes from the coding sequence ATGCCGTCTTCTCTTTTTCTGCGACGCATACTGCGCTCCCCGGCCGCCCTTAGCGGGCTGATTATCATTGCCGCGCTGGTGCTTATTGCGCTATTTGCTCCGCTATTGGCCCCGTTTGATCCCAACTGGCAGGACGCCGCCGCGCGCCTGCAGGCCCCTAACGGCCATCATCTGCTGGGTACCGACAGCTATGGCCGCGACCTGCTTTCTCGGCTGATCTACGGCACCCGCCCGGCGCTGGGCCTGGTGCTGCTGGTGACGGTGATCACCCTGCCGGTTGGGCTGCTGATCGGCATTCTTTCCGGCTATTACGGCGGCTGGCTGGAGCGCATTCTGATGCGTTTTACCGACGTGGTGATGTCGATGCCGCGCCTGATCCTCGCCTTTGCCTTTGTGGCGATGCTCGGTCCTGGGCTGGTTAACGGCGCGCTGGCGCTGGCGCTGACCACCTGGCCTGCCTATGCGCGCCAGGCAAGAAGCGAGATACAGAGGCTTCGTCACAGCGACTATCTCGCTGCCGCAGAAATGATGGGGATAAAAGGATTGCGGCTGCTGGGCGGCCACATCCTGCCGCTGTGTCTGCCTTCCGCCATCGTGCGCCTGGCGCTGGATCTTGCCGGGATTATTCTTGCCGCTGCCGGTCTGGGGTTCCTGGGCCTTGGCGCCCGGCCACCGATGTCCGAGTGGGGCGCGATGATTGCCGACGGTATGCAGGTGATTTTCGATCAGTGGTGGATAGCCGCCATTCCAGGCACCGCTATTCTGCTGAGCAGCCTGGCCTTTAACCTGCTGGGCGATGGCCTGCGCGACGTGCTGGAGCCGCAACATGACTAA